The following proteins are encoded in a genomic region of Paracoccus sp. MBLB3053:
- a CDS encoding Bug family tripartite tricarboxylate transporter substrate binding protein, with translation MTKKAIGAGVASLMLLSVPAWADWSPERPLEFVVASGAGGGTDNFARTIQSVITRNDLIDQPIVVLNKGGGSGAEAFLYGKQNKADPNKVIFGTNNVYLLPHVAKLAYSVEDLQPVAALAMDEFLVWVKADAPYKTVTDLIEAAKAEPGKIPFGGSQSKDTDETLVALIEQQTGADFKYVPFNGGGEVGVQLAGGHVAANVNNPNENIGQWQAGAVRPLCVFAPERMAKSEPIHDNMGWHDIPTCKEQGLDIESYQMPRTVWLPADAPPEAVAFYEDALKAVFESSEWQEYLTKTSQSGKLLTGDELKDFIASSEEKTVEVFKAQGWSTE, from the coding sequence ATGACGAAGAAGGCAATCGGCGCGGGTGTCGCGTCGCTCATGCTGCTGTCCGTCCCGGCCTGGGCGGATTGGAGCCCGGAACGGCCCCTTGAATTCGTGGTCGCCTCGGGGGCGGGTGGCGGCACCGACAATTTCGCGCGGACGATCCAGTCGGTCATCACCCGAAACGATCTGATCGACCAGCCCATCGTCGTGCTGAACAAGGGCGGCGGCTCGGGGGCCGAGGCCTTTCTTTACGGCAAGCAGAACAAGGCCGATCCGAACAAGGTGATCTTCGGGACGAACAACGTCTATCTTCTGCCGCATGTCGCCAAGCTCGCCTATTCGGTCGAGGATCTGCAGCCGGTCGCGGCGCTGGCGATGGACGAGTTCCTGGTCTGGGTCAAGGCGGATGCGCCCTACAAGACCGTGACCGACCTGATCGAGGCGGCCAAGGCCGAGCCGGGCAAGATCCCCTTTGGTGGCAGCCAGTCCAAGGATACGGACGAGACGCTGGTCGCGCTTATCGAACAGCAGACCGGGGCCGATTTCAAATATGTGCCCTTCAATGGCGGCGGCGAGGTCGGCGTGCAATTGGCCGGCGGCCATGTCGCGGCGAACGTCAACAACCCCAACGAGAATATCGGCCAATGGCAGGCTGGCGCTGTGCGTCCGCTTTGCGTCTTCGCCCCCGAGCGCATGGCCAAGAGCGAGCCGATCCATGACAATATGGGCTGGCACGACATCCCCACCTGCAAGGAACAGGGGCTTGATATCGAAAGCTACCAGATGCCGCGCACGGTCTGGCTGCCGGCCGATGCGCCGCCCGAGGCCGTCGCCTTCTACGAAGACGCGCTGAAGGCGGTGTTCGAGTCGAGCGAATGGCAGGAATACCTGACCAAGACCTCGCAAAGCGGCAAGCTGCTGACCGGCGACGAGTTGAAGGACTTCATCGCCAGCAGCGAGGAAAAGACCGTCGAAGTGTTCAA
- a CDS encoding GntR family transcriptional regulator: MDLSNETVGALRVDKATLHDQVVARIRDLIVEGALTPGSRIDEAALIEQLGVSRTPFREALRTLAAEGLVEIRPTRGSLVRKLTPDEVFSMLEVLARLEQLAAELACKRATDAQIDRMMAIHAQMLDYYEKRERMPYFKLNQEFHRGIVSLSDNPVLVEIHGNLHARLKRIRFVGNRGPDFWADAVSEHEEMADALRARDGARLGEIAARHLLNTWTRVKDAVT, encoded by the coding sequence ATGGATCTATCGAATGAAACGGTGGGCGCGCTGCGCGTCGACAAGGCCACGCTGCACGATCAGGTGGTTGCACGGATTCGCGACCTGATCGTCGAAGGGGCCCTGACGCCCGGCTCGCGGATCGACGAAGCGGCTCTGATCGAACAGCTGGGCGTCTCGCGCACCCCCTTCCGCGAGGCGCTGCGCACATTGGCGGCCGAGGGCCTGGTCGAGATCCGCCCGACCCGTGGCAGCCTCGTGCGCAAGCTCACCCCGGACGAGGTCTTCTCGATGCTCGAGGTTCTGGCCCGGCTGGAACAGCTCGCCGCCGAACTGGCCTGCAAGCGCGCGACCGACGCGCAGATCGACCGGATGATGGCGATCCATGCGCAGATGCTCGACTATTACGAAAAGCGCGAGCGGATGCCCTATTTCAAGCTCAACCAGGAATTCCACCGCGGCATCGTCAGCCTTTCGGACAATCCGGTGCTGGTCGAAATCCACGGCAATCTGCATGCGCGGCTGAAGCGGATTCGCTTCGTCGGCAACCGGGGCCCCGATTTCTGGGCCGACGCGGTCTCCGAGCACGAGGAAATGGCCGATGCGCTCCGCGCGCGGGACGGGGCCAGGCTGGGTGAAATCGCGGCGCGGCACCTTCTGAACACCTGGACCAGGGTCAAGGACGCCGTCACCTGA
- a CDS encoding 4-hydroxythreonine-4-phosphate dehydrogenase PdxA yields the protein MRIALALGDAGGVGPELAAKLMAHPDLVDHEVIAIGAENVLRMGMEHGGVELDLKVISQDEIGRVEGARHVLVDLANCARDEITLGQSNPAAGRASLQNFAAALRLGKAGLVDAVMFTPFNKHSMRLARPEYVDEIGFIDAVLEAERSGREFNVLEEVWNARVTSHVPLRAVADRLSVERILSSIRLTAEVMAAAGKPGARIGVAALNPHAGDGRNFGDEDEDIIAPAVAQGAAEGFDVKGPIPSDTVFVRAIRGEFDAVLTMYHDQGQIAIKLLGFDRGVTLIAGYDFPIVTPAHGTAYDIAGQGRADLGATRAAARLGVDLARLNPRRNGAVTLAPDWATALVGS from the coding sequence ATGCGGATTGCACTGGCGCTGGGAGATGCAGGTGGCGTGGGGCCTGAACTGGCCGCGAAGCTGATGGCCCATCCTGATCTCGTCGATCACGAGGTGATCGCGATCGGCGCCGAGAACGTGCTGCGCATGGGCATGGAACACGGGGGTGTCGAGCTGGATCTGAAGGTCATCTCGCAGGACGAGATCGGCCGGGTCGAGGGGGCACGGCATGTGCTGGTCGATCTGGCCAATTGCGCCCGTGACGAGATCACGCTTGGGCAGTCGAACCCGGCGGCGGGCAGGGCCTCGCTGCAGAATTTCGCGGCCGCGCTGCGGCTGGGCAAGGCGGGCCTGGTCGATGCGGTGATGTTCACACCCTTCAACAAGCACTCGATGCGGCTCGCCCGGCCCGAATATGTCGATGAGATCGGCTTTATCGACGCCGTGCTGGAAGCCGAGCGCAGCGGGCGCGAGTTCAACGTGCTGGAAGAGGTCTGGAACGCCCGCGTCACCTCGCATGTGCCGCTGCGCGCCGTTGCCGACCGGCTGAGCGTCGAGCGCATCCTGTCGAGCATCCGGCTGACCGCCGAGGTGATGGCGGCGGCCGGCAAGCCCGGCGCCCGGATCGGGGTGGCGGCGCTGAACCCCCATGCCGGGGACGGCCGCAATTTCGGGGACGAGGACGAGGATATCATTGCCCCCGCCGTCGCGCAGGGCGCGGCCGAAGGGTTCGACGTCAAGGGCCCGATCCCGTCCGACACGGTCTTCGTCCGCGCGATCCGCGGAGAGTTCGACGCGGTGCTGACGATGTATCACGACCAGGGCCAGATCGCGATCAAGCTTCTGGGCTTCGATCGCGGCGTGACGCTGATCGCGGGCTACGACTTTCCGATCGTGACCCCGGCCCATGGCACGGCCTATGACATTGCCGGGCAGGGCAGGGCGGATCTGGGCGCGACGCGCGCCGCCGCCCGGCTGGGCGTCGATCTGGCCAGGTTGAACCCCCGGCGCAACGGCGCCGTCACGCTTGCCCCGGATTGGGCGACCGCCCTGGTGGGGAGCTAG
- a CDS encoding potassium channel family protein, protein MRILLSYLLLFRAIIQACRTPRVQALGLICMLIALLQALVFSLIEGWGLVDAFYFAVVSMATVGYGDLAPETRLGKLLAIGFLMIGIGVFVLTVSSIAQVILKHLEEGEARNDLIRRRSGRK, encoded by the coding sequence ATGCGGATATTGCTTTCCTACCTGCTGCTCTTCCGGGCGATCATCCAGGCCTGCCGGACCCCACGGGTTCAGGCGCTCGGCCTGATCTGCATGCTGATTGCCCTGCTTCAGGCGCTCGTCTTCAGCCTGATCGAGGGATGGGGCCTCGTGGACGCCTTCTACTTCGCTGTCGTCAGCATGGCGACCGTCGGTTACGGCGATCTTGCGCCGGAAACCCGCCTTGGCAAGCTCCTCGCCATCGGCTTCCTGATGATCGGCATCGGGGTTTTCGTGCTGACCGTCTCGTCGATCGCGCAGGTCATCCTGAAACATCTCGAAGAGGGCGAGGCGCGGAACGACCTGATCCGCCGCCGTTCCGGCCGAAAATGA